The DNA sequence ttaaaggctctGGGTTAGCAACTAAATATTTATGCAAACCCCAGAAGTGGGAGGAAAGGACTGAGGATGTTTATTGACAAGATTACGAACATCAGAAGTTGTCGGAGGAAAACAGAACTTTGTTTGATCACGGTTATTTCGGTGTGAGATTTGCACTGAAATCTCTCCTGTTGTGAGTGCTGGGTGTAGTCACAGATACCAAAAGAGTTTTGAGTACAAATTTTCCTCCTAAATGCGTGGGTGACATTAACCGTTTCTGTTTCTATGCTGTTGACAGGAGTCGATACCATGGAGGGAGGGCTTCCCTGGCTCAGACAGAACACacctggtgctggtggtgtgaCACAAGGAATAAAGGTCGCCCCGGTGCCTTTCAACATGAACCAAAACCGAGCAGTGGTCCTGCCCCTGCTCTCTGAGAATCAGATGCTTGTGTGGGTGCACCTGAACCAGATCGACCTACAGCTGGACAGTGTAGCAGAGCTCGACAAGGCCTTCGACGTCTTCCCGTATCTGACACAGAAAGAAACCGCTGTGCTGGCGCGGCGCTGCTCCCTGCACCCAGACCAGGTGAAGGAGTGGTTCATGGCACAGAGGCTCCGCTACGGCATTAGCTGGGACTACGAAGACATCCAAGAGGTTCAAAGGAAGTTCAGTCAGGGAAAGATTCGGGGAAAGAAAGAGGTGCAAACCCAAACTACCCAAAACAGGATGCATGAGGAGGTAAAagaggagacaagtgagaagAAGGAACAGAAGAGAGGGGTAAAAGAATCTggaaggaagaaggagggaAAGGTCCCGGAGAGCTCAAAACTGGGACAAGATGGGAGGGCTGTTGAGCGACTGAAGAGGAAAATTATGCAGGAGCTACAAAAGAACAAAGAGGAGGATAGTGAGGTGGAAACTCTTGTGGAGGTCAGAGAGAAAACTCCGAAAAGGCGCAAAAGGAACGCCGTGCCCAACAAGATAGAAGAGACGAAGGAAGACGATGACGGTTTcgcggagagagacagagagggcgAGTCAGAGACGAAATCTTTAACCAGAGAGAAGAGGGCGACGCTGCGGTTGGCTTTCTCCGACTGCCAGTATCCAAACGCATGTGACTACGAACGCCTGATGAGGACGATCTGCATCCCTCGGCAAACGTTGGTGCAGTGGTTCAGCGACACACGCTACTACGTAAAGAAGGTTAGGCCAGGCTGGATGAAGAAGGAGCAGCACAGCAAGGCGCTGGCCAACATCAGGCACCGGCAAAGGAGCCGCTGAGACCAAGGAAAACGCAACTTCGAAGAGGAAGCTTGAGAGGAAGTAGAAAATGTGCATTCAGATAAGAAATGATTGACTGCGCCTCTGTAGCCGAAACAACCGGAAAAGGAACGAGGTCAATGACGTATATAGGAAGCATCGTCTACTTTGTGATGTTTGATAACCAGTTACCATGTTGGATGTTGTGAATTGGCCTGTTCCTTCATATTgaagttattgttgttgttatactGTCGTTAGTTGTTGATTAGTGTTTAAACAGGCATGTACAGCATAGTCGTGTTACagtagttatatatatatatagttatatagtCGTGTCCCACTGTGATGTGCAGAGGTTTTTATTGTCATTCAAGTTGAAACACTTTCATTGATTGAACACGACtcgttttatcatttttaaaacattaacaaacacagTTAGTcgtctttttttaaactaattacatgaatattttacatgAGACGATGTTAATAATATGATAAGAAAGATAACCACACACGGTTACAGTGGTAATCCCCCGGAATCCACGTACATAAAGTTGTGCCTAATGAAAGCTTAGACCTAAACTAAACAATTGATTGTGAAGGgttttgcatttttgtgtgttttattctgtataATATTTACAATTGTTCATCACATTGTATAAAAATGTCACTGTGATATTAACTCAAAACATGGTCAGGTCATGGTTcttctacccccccaccccaccctctcAAAACGGATCATTTAATCAATACAGAGAAGCTAACTCGTGAGAAAAAGGACATTTCGGACATCAAATCAACATCAGACCGAGTTGCTCTTCTTCacgtgtaaaaaagaaaaggtgtcCTGGCCTCCTCAGTTCCAGCTGGCCGTGTACTCTGTCCGCTGCGGCTGCCAGAACTCGGCGCCTTCGATGATGCGGCGGATCATTGAAGCGGACGTGATGAGCAGGTGTCCGGCGGCGTGGAGGAGGCCGGAGGCCACACGCAGGGCTTCTCTGAAAAACCAGGACAGAGAACAGGGGTCATCAAAACTGTTTTCTACTGTAAACACCCAAGTCAAGCATCACTCCATCATTCCATCTCTCCCCTGACTGCAAGCTGCTCTCATTTCGGACCTGGGACTGGATTTCAAAACTCTTCCTGTCTTTTCACATCTTCTCAGTGAGAAAACTGGTTCTTCAAATATTAAGTTCAGTTTTGAGTTACTTTACATAAAACGCTCTTTGTTACTTGATAATCTACTTGAGAGAGAAATATTGTACTTCATGCTCCAATGTATTAATTTTGCAGCTGTTTAAATACCACTACCATttacataaaagacaaaaaccatatgtttatatcatataaatGTGATGCATTGTCAAAGATTAAACCAGCAGTTACCAAAGGTTTTTTGGGCTTGTGGCTCTTTACCAACAAAATTGTTAGCAGTTCCAACAAGGGATAtttaacctctgaccttttcaatttatattaataatcCTTTGAGGTTTAAAAGTGGCAATGACAcggataacactgactgaacaacaggttgtgaaatgatcttgccttttttttttttttttttttctccattagtttgatgtctgttgtcattgtccattttatttattttattcttctttgtctgtgtgaatgagtggctgttcgaggggatataaatgaaaatgtttgtaaattcgtcataaagtttgatatgcacttgaaacgtcaataaaaatattgtttaaaaaaaaaagtggcaaTGACAGGAGAcatgaaaatattaatttgtgtCACAGAACATTGTTGGACTCAATTACTTGGTTGTCATTGATCTTAGTCtatttaaaatagtttaaagtagctccacttcctccagctaCAGCTTTGATAAGTTTTTGAATGAAGAACTTTTTATTCATGGTGTGTCGGTACATATCCTTAAATAGCATCTGCCTACTTGAGAGGATGTTGCTTATTTGCTTAGACACCTCACCTGAGGATCTTCTTGGGCCCCAGACACTGGAAGTCGGCGCTCACAGAGTACAGCCCCTGAAACGTAGCCTTCACGCTCAGGGAGCCAAACATGTCCTTAGGGCTCATCTtgtaaaggtcaaaggtgacacGCGCTATGTCTTTCCCGTTCCGAGGCTTGTTGTTGTCGTGAGATTTGGGCACGACTGCACCCTGGATGGAATCAACGACAATGGTcacatatattaaatatttgtgaTGTTTTGACATCTTAAATCAGTTTGAAAGTAACTGTAATGAATACATGTCGGCTTTGGTCACACACGTACTGTCTGGGATTTCCAGGTCTGTCCGGGCTCCAGGGCCATGAGCATCGTGTTGTCGGGCAGCGTTGTGAGGAACTCGTCGGTGTCCACCTCTGTGCCGTCCTCCTCACACACCAGGGACAGAGACACTGCAGAGAGGGACAGCAGCAGCGCCTGGTACACCTACAGCACAGGTACAACTTCCTGTTACACCCTTAAAGCAGCGTTCATGTCGTAACAGGGACTTGTGTTGATTGTAATTTCACTCACACAGCAGTTGTGTCATATGTCGAATAGAAACTATTGTGAATTTAAAGTTCATTTTCATGCTTAAAGACAACAGTTTAGaatcatgtttcttttattgaGTTGAgggtttggtttgatttgatttgatttctttccATTATCCCGCTCACCCGTtctttcagctcctccagggtCCCAGCTGTGATGCCCTTCCTCGTCGCCCTGTTGTGACAACACACTCTGAAGGGTCTCTGCGTCGGGGACCACACTCGCTTGGTCACTGACCTGAGGTCAGACAAAACATAAACGCTCGGATCTACATTCAATCATGATTATTTGACTCGGGGGTTAAGCAAAAGGAAGCAATATTCACTGAATATCAACAGAACAAAACGAGTTGTTCACTCACTTGATGAAGGAGGATGTGCCTTCCATTCTGCTCGATGTGTTGTTGTCGCTCCCCACAGCGTGATTGTTGTGTAGCATGTTTGGTGGGAGATTTTGTGTTTGACCCAGTAATTGGACTTTGCTCCGAACCTGGTGATTACTCAGATACAGAACGGCAGGGGGTAAGGTTCATCTGGtcactgtgtgcatgtggtgggtgtgtgtctgtgtgtgtgtgtgtgtgtctgtgtgtgacgtTTTTCAGCTTGTTTACAACTACAGCACAACTGATAGCAGATGTTTGAGGTTGATATCGATACCTGACAATTAAACACCCACACTTGGACCATACACACTATTTTCTATGGTCAGTTGATTATGACTGAACATAATTGCCTAATTTATCATTGATGATTTATAAAGGTTTTGATTCCTTCAAACACCAAAAACATGAATTCTCAATAAATCAGGAccagggaattaaaaaaaaaaaatttaagatGAATTTAGACAGATTAATAGAGAGTAAACCTGGGGCCCCTGGTGATCCAGCTTTGTGATTAAAGGATAaagatgtaaaaatgtatatttgacaAGATATATAACAATAGTTTTAGGTactttatatgtatataaactCAAATGGACCTTACTATCCTGCTCATGTGCTTCTTGATTTATAgcctttttattcatatttatttcatatccATAAGTTCCTTCAAAGCTCAGAAATTCCTCTGAACCTTCTCGTTTGTTTCTCATCacattcttttatttctgttctaTTTCTCCTCTTTAAGAATCACAATTTGCAAAAGCAGTTCAACTGACGTCAGTGCAGGAAACGGCTCTACGTCATATCCTGACAATAAAAAACCAATGGGAGCGCTTGTGTAAAGTGATGTTGTGTTCGGGCGGGGGCGGGGACTCCACCATTTGAGCCTGTGTGCTTCACGTACAGTCCCGGAAGCACCGCCCGGCCGGGGACACTCCAGATGGAGACGCGAGCGCTCTTTCAGATGTGACTGAAGGCGGGAGGATGAAGCAGAAGTTTCCTCGGTAGCTTTGTTTTTCAGCGCgtagacaacaacaacaacaacaacagtcgCGATAACATGATACAAAGTAACCCGTCGGCTCCGGAGCGAATGAACATCTCAGCGGTGTCTCGGTGACATCTCCCCCCGGGTAACAGTGTCGGTTTCCCGTCAGGGTTCCTCGCTTCTGTCGCTGACTAGCGGAGCGACTGGTTCCAAGCTGCTAAGCTAACGTTGGGTTCCACGTCAGGTTTTTACGTGATTTCACTGGTTTTAACAGATTTTAACAGCGGGATGGCAACGAGGAAACCTAAAGATACTGGTGAGTGTGACGATGgtttgattgtttattatttaaactgGGAATCAAGACGAGGAATGGAAGGTTTGATCCGCCAGGGTGTTAAACAGCTGGTGTCAGGCTCCTGCTTCAGTCAGTCAGTTGGTCAGTTAATTCATCAATTAGTCAGTTagttaattaatcaattagtcaGTTAGTTAATTCATcaattagttagttagttggttttATTAACATCCACCACAGTCCCACCACGTCCCAGCACAATccactgtgtcactgtgtgctCTGGATTAAGCAGAATCCTTCAACTAGACCTGGGTGACACATCCAAAATAAACAATCATAAAATCAAAGACAGTAAATTATGATCTGCTAAATCAAGTATCCATAGACCAAGATCATTTAAAAGTATTGgctaaagaaaataatttaaaagatctAAGTAAGTAATTTTATGGGTCACTCAGTCAGTTGGTCagttaattaatcaattagtaAGTTAGTTGGTCagttaattaatcaattagtaAGTTAGTTGGTCagttaattaatcaattagttagttagttaattaatcaattagttagttagttatatTAACCTCCACCACAGTCCCAGTTCCACTGACAGTGTCACAATGTGTTCTGGATAAGTCAGAATCCTTCAACCAGACCTGGGTGACACatccaaaataataattaatcatATGACTGCAGCTAGAGGTAAATGTGagtttaaaatcaaagacaggAAATTAAAATCTGCTAAATCAAGTCTCCACAGACCAAGATCATTTAAAAGTAATGGCTAAagtaaaggatttttttttttaacaatattttttattgaagtttcaagtgcatatcaaactttatgacgaatttacaaacattttcatttatatccactcgaacagccactcattcacacagagaaagaaaaataaataaataaaatgaacaatgacaacagacatcaaactaatggagtaaaaaaaaaaaagcaggatgATTTCACAACCTGTTCTTGATGTAAGGCTGTTGAATGGGTTTCGGTTTGttctcagttgtgtgtttgtgttttgtctcctTCACAGATGTCAGCCTCCCCTTCGCCGCCCTCCAGCTCCTGGCCCCCCCCATGCGCCTGGTGTCGGCGGCCCTGTGGAAGGCGCTGAAGCAGCGGGACGTGATGCAGTACGGGACGGTGGAGGAGTTTGTGACCCTGGCCTGTGACTCTGTCCCCGGGATGCTCACCGTGAGGCACCAGGGCAAGCTGACCCTGGGGCTGAGAGGACGGGTGAGGAACCACCGCTTTTAATGTGACACCCTCTCCTTGTGTttgggtagttgacaaataagggtgaagcagtatttttataataaagttctaatgaggattacagttgtatgaaattataatgttcaaatgctgaatttttttaaactgctagtgttccgtggattttttctataatttcattgtggtgtgacggccacaggacattttcatccttgtggccatacacagtacattccaacatctggggggcttcctggtagtgggataaactaagggcccctatagttgtccatgtaactgccgtttcaaaaatctgattttccatgtcatgccacaggacagcatttgtgttaagaaagttattttgctgtaaatactaatatactagttttgtgcatattaaaacctaatattaataaagtcattatatacaatataatgccaaggcagttattacctgctccagatatttctggtttattttgttaatatgtaagtttaatgcttcacctatgttacggtcacaccgcaggacattttgcgtattcaccttaaaatataatcaaaacataacagatatttcatacaaaatcataagtttaaaacaaagtaccataatatgcatcacatccatgtgttgtttaagtggttaaatgcatctaaataaacattcacacttaattacagaaaaatcatgcgtcatgtcatccacccatttacctcctcctcctcctccttcttcctcagctGATCTTAGAGCTTCTTCGTGGACAAGAACCTGATGTGACGCTGATTGAGCTTCACATGAAAAGGATCCGTGCTCCGGCcgccccttcctcctccttggctgctgctgtggtatAAATAATGTCCAATTTTGTGATtataatgttaaaaacaaaattgtaTGATACACAAAGcattcttcctctttttgtgtCCCAGAGGAAGGacgtaaaaatcgccaaaacaGTGGAAAGCTTCCATTCATTTGTTCACGCGCTGCTGACAGAcccggcagagagagagcagttcTTCAAGGTGAGTCCACACAGAGCTCGTGACTTTCATCTCCGCTCACTCGATGTTCGCAGGAATTTAACGGCCGACAACTTTGACTCTTTTCTTCCGACAGGAGGAGTTTCCTGTGGAGTACGGTCCAAAGTTTGACGAAGAGCTGGCGAAGCTGCTGTGGGAGTTTTTGATTCGACTGGACCAGTTGCTGCCAGTTCCCAACCTAGCTCAGGTGTGCTCCACAGCATCAACCCGGGTTTCGTTGcacataaaactttatttattgctCTTACATTGCAGTTTTTAAACTTCTTAAAAGGTTCAACTTAGACCAGTGTATGTCTCATACAAATGAGAGTTTAGGAGTTTGAACTGATAAAGATGAGAGCCAAGCTGGTCTCTAGTTATCCTACTTTGAAATGAAGTTGTTTTTAGGGGAACTGTTATATCTTCATTTCCTTTGCCTCCAGACTGTGTCGTGGCTCAGTGATTCCCCCCCGGTCCTGGAGGAGTGCGCCCGGTCAGCCACGCAGCCGCAGCTCCTCAACATTTTGCTTCAGCATCAATCTTGTCTCGGTCATCTTGAGCCCGCAGGTAGAGTGAGATGGTTTCCTCCTGGAGTGACTCAGACAGCAAGACTTTCATTTCAATTATCCATCTCCAATCATTTCACAGGGTTCCCATGGTACCTGGAAACCGTGGAAACcatggaatttattttttaattttttcaggtttggaaaagtcatggaaactgAGCAAAAGTGAACACTTACATGGAAATTGAA is a window from the Limanda limanda chromosome 22, fLimLim1.1, whole genome shotgun sequence genome containing:
- the LOC132996322 gene encoding homeobox and leucine zipper protein Homez-like; translated protein: MLLTGVDTMEGGLPWLRQNTPGAGGVTQGIKVAPVPFNMNQNRAVVLPLLSENQMLVWVHLNQIDLQLDSVAELDKAFDVFPYLTQKETAVLARRCSLHPDQVKEWFMAQRLRYGISWDYEDIQEVQRKFSQGKIRGKKEVQTQTTQNRMHEEVKEETSEKKEQKRGVKESGRKKEGKVPESSKLGQDGRAVERLKRKIMQELQKNKEEDSEVETLVEVREKTPKRRKRNAVPNKIEETKEDDDGFAERDREGESETKSLTREKRATLRLAFSDCQYPNACDYERLMRTICIPRQTLVQWFSDTRYYVKKVRPGWMKKEQHSKALANIRHRQRSR
- the LOC133028771 gene encoding lipid transferase CIDEB-like — translated: MLHNNHAVGSDNNTSSRMEGTSSFIKSVTKRVWSPTQRPFRVCCHNRATRKGITAGTLEELKERVYQALLLSLSAVSLSLVCEEDGTEVDTDEFLTTLPDNTMLMALEPGQTWKSQTGAVVPKSHDNNKPRNGKDIARVTFDLYKMSPKDMFGSLSVKATFQGLYSVSADFQCLGPKKILREALRVASGLLHAAGHLLITSASMIRRIIEGAEFWQPQRTEYTASWN